In Bythopirellula goksoeyrii, a single window of DNA contains:
- a CDS encoding glycoside hydrolase family 15 protein has protein sequence MTELLSNRPAFGRPGIQPRWTRSDKQGVGTAYSASSLIWWTVSGGILNEVYYPTIDEPQIRDLQYMVTDGETFCHDERRHTKNSIERMCDNSLGYRIVNEDDAGRYRIEKQIISAPHAACVLIHTRFFPSPKWRGKLRLYALLAPHLGGGGWNNTAQVASVNDQRILVANSERRWLAMGCTRAFTTASCGYVGISDGWQDLSSNKKLDWQFNIAADGNVAMIAEISVGDGAEFTLGLGFGDHLHGAITSLWQSLAIPFEDQQARFSDQWSRACRTVLDLDDVSQDGGRLYRTSHSLLLAHEDKSYPGAMIASLSIPWGEAKGDDDLGGYHLVWTRDMVNSALGLLASGNTETPFRALVYLASSLCPNGGFPQNFWIDGEPYWSGIQLDEVAFPILLAWKLHEADCLKDFDPWPMVRAAAGYLIRQGPATPQERWEENSGYSPSTLASNIAALVCAAQLADSRGESETANYLSEYADFLESHIEQWTVTTEGKLVEGIPRHFIRIRPLDLSDASPNEDPNCGTLLVKNRAPGLKAAFPAKEIVDAGFLEFVRYGIRPPNDPVIVDSLKVVDSVLKVETPFGPCWRRYNRDGYGQRADGGPFVGWGQGRAWPLLTGERAHYELAAGRDVKPLVHAIESFASSTGLLPEQVWDTADDPELRMFFGRPTGAAMPLMWAHAEYIKLLRSIKDGAIFDRIPAVADRYLKPRKRIDWEVWKFNRQIGKMSRGRTLRIQAQAPFRLRYSCDGWKSQGDLDSSDAGVGVYFCDIMPENYGIGPVQFTFLWLSARRWEGRDFSIEIA, from the coding sequence ATGACCGAGCTACTCAGCAATCGCCCCGCATTCGGTCGCCCGGGTATTCAGCCACGCTGGACGCGCAGTGACAAGCAAGGTGTAGGTACCGCCTATTCGGCATCCAGCCTGATTTGGTGGACCGTGTCTGGCGGGATTCTCAACGAAGTCTATTATCCAACGATCGACGAGCCGCAAATTCGCGACTTGCAATACATGGTCACCGACGGGGAGACTTTCTGCCATGATGAGCGCCGGCATACCAAGAATTCCATCGAACGGATGTGCGACAATTCACTCGGTTATCGAATCGTCAATGAAGATGATGCAGGGCGCTACCGGATCGAAAAACAAATAATCTCTGCCCCGCATGCCGCGTGTGTGCTAATCCATACTCGGTTTTTTCCTTCACCCAAGTGGCGAGGCAAACTCCGACTCTATGCTCTGTTGGCTCCTCATCTGGGAGGTGGAGGTTGGAATAACACAGCCCAGGTCGCATCTGTGAATGACCAGCGCATCTTGGTGGCCAACTCTGAGCGGCGCTGGCTTGCCATGGGTTGTACTCGGGCATTCACAACTGCGTCGTGTGGCTACGTGGGCATCTCCGACGGCTGGCAGGATCTGTCGAGCAACAAAAAGCTCGATTGGCAATTCAACATCGCTGCCGACGGCAATGTGGCAATGATCGCTGAAATCTCCGTGGGCGATGGCGCGGAGTTTACACTCGGATTGGGATTTGGGGATCATCTGCATGGGGCGATTACCTCCTTGTGGCAATCACTCGCGATTCCTTTTGAAGACCAGCAGGCAAGGTTTAGCGACCAGTGGTCGCGTGCATGCCGCACGGTTCTCGATCTCGACGACGTCTCCCAGGACGGTGGTCGTCTCTATCGCACGAGCCATAGTCTGCTGCTTGCCCACGAAGACAAGAGTTATCCCGGAGCCATGATTGCCTCACTGAGCATCCCTTGGGGAGAAGCCAAAGGGGACGACGATCTCGGGGGATATCATCTCGTTTGGACCCGTGACATGGTCAATAGCGCCCTGGGGCTGCTTGCCTCGGGCAATACCGAGACACCATTTCGGGCTTTGGTCTACTTGGCCAGTTCACTGTGCCCCAATGGCGGTTTTCCTCAAAACTTTTGGATCGATGGCGAACCCTACTGGTCAGGCATTCAACTCGATGAGGTTGCGTTTCCGATCTTGCTTGCCTGGAAGCTACACGAGGCGGATTGCTTAAAGGACTTTGACCCATGGCCCATGGTTCGAGCTGCCGCGGGATATTTAATTCGCCAAGGTCCCGCGACCCCTCAGGAACGTTGGGAAGAAAACAGCGGCTATTCCCCCTCAACGCTTGCCTCAAACATTGCCGCGTTGGTGTGTGCGGCCCAGTTGGCAGACAGCCGGGGAGAGTCGGAGACTGCAAACTATCTGAGCGAGTACGCCGACTTTCTGGAAAGCCATATTGAGCAATGGACGGTCACGACGGAGGGAAAACTTGTTGAAGGAATTCCTCGGCACTTCATCCGAATTCGTCCTCTCGACTTGAGTGATGCGTCTCCGAATGAGGATCCCAATTGCGGGACACTCTTAGTCAAGAACCGTGCGCCTGGTTTGAAGGCAGCATTTCCAGCCAAGGAAATCGTGGACGCCGGTTTTCTTGAGTTCGTGCGCTATGGCATTCGACCGCCGAACGACCCTGTGATTGTAGATTCCTTAAAAGTAGTCGACTCGGTTCTCAAGGTCGAAACACCTTTTGGGCCCTGTTGGCGTCGCTACAACCGCGACGGCTACGGACAGCGCGCCGACGGCGGACCATTCGTCGGTTGGGGCCAGGGCCGCGCATGGCCACTATTAACCGGTGAACGGGCGCACTACGAATTGGCTGCCGGACGCGATGTGAAACCGCTTGTTCATGCCATCGAGTCCTTCGCCAGCAGCACAGGGCTCCTCCCCGAACAGGTCTGGGACACCGCCGACGATCCTGAGTTGCGGATGTTCTTTGGTCGACCGACTGGTGCCGCAATGCCACTGATGTGGGCTCATGCAGAATACATCAAGCTTCTGCGTTCGATCAAAGATGGGGCGATCTTTGATCGAATTCCCGCCGTGGCAGACCGCTATCTCAAACCCCGCAAACGTATCGACTGGGAAGTGTGGAAATTTAACCGTCAAATCGGCAAAATGAGTCGGGGCCGAACGCTTCGTATTCAAGCACAGGCCCCATTTCGCCTGCGCTACTCTTGTGACGGATGGAAGTCCCAAGGTGACCTGGATTCATCCGATGCAGGCGTTGGAGTCTATTTCTGCGACATCATGCCAGAGAACTATGGTATTGGCCCGGTTCAGTTCACTTTCCTGTGGCTCAGTGCACGGCGGTGGGAAGGTAGGGACTTTTCGATTGAGATCGCGTAA
- the sucC gene encoding ADP-forming succinate--CoA ligase subunit beta, with translation MKIHEYQAKELLRRAKVAVPESIVARTAAEAAAAFKKLGGEIAVVKAQIHAGGRGKGTIKSNSEQRGVQLVKSADEAEKVAKNILGNELVTIQTGAEGKTVNQVLVEAGCDIARELYLGIVIDRAVGLPVLMVSSEGGMNIEDVAAETPELIFKEHFDPDTGLQPYQVRKLCHKLAITGKSVRSAESFMRSMCKLFVELDCSLVEINPLVVTGSGELIALDAKITFDENAMFRHPDLAELRDIAEEDPAEVRAGQAGLSYVQLEGNIGCLVNGAGLAMSTMDLIKLHGGEPANFLDVGGGAQVDQVTEAFRILLADKNVKAVLVNIFGGIMRCTTIANAVLEAYKQVGFNVPLVVRLEGTEVAEGRKILSESDVDIITATDLTDAANKVVAAAG, from the coding sequence ATGAAAATACACGAATATCAAGCCAAAGAGCTTCTTCGACGTGCCAAAGTTGCCGTTCCGGAGAGCATTGTCGCTCGCACTGCCGCCGAAGCCGCGGCTGCCTTCAAGAAGCTAGGTGGTGAAATTGCCGTCGTTAAGGCACAGATCCATGCCGGCGGACGCGGCAAAGGGACGATCAAATCCAACTCTGAGCAGCGCGGCGTGCAACTCGTCAAATCGGCCGACGAAGCCGAGAAGGTCGCCAAGAATATCCTCGGCAACGAGTTGGTCACCATTCAGACTGGAGCCGAGGGGAAAACTGTTAACCAAGTGCTCGTTGAAGCTGGTTGCGATATCGCTCGGGAGTTGTATCTGGGTATTGTGATCGACCGAGCAGTTGGGCTACCGGTGTTGATGGTCTCTAGCGAGGGAGGCATGAATATCGAAGACGTGGCTGCCGAGACTCCCGAATTGATCTTTAAGGAACACTTTGATCCCGACACCGGCTTGCAGCCCTATCAGGTCCGCAAGCTGTGTCATAAGCTCGCCATCACGGGCAAGAGTGTTCGCAGTGCCGAATCCTTCATGCGTTCGATGTGCAAGCTGTTCGTTGAGCTCGATTGCAGCCTCGTGGAGATCAATCCGCTGGTGGTTACTGGCTCGGGTGAGCTGATCGCTCTGGACGCGAAGATTACCTTCGATGAAAACGCCATGTTCCGTCATCCTGATTTGGCAGAACTACGCGACATTGCCGAAGAAGACCCTGCCGAAGTGCGTGCTGGCCAGGCGGGTCTCAGCTACGTGCAACTTGAAGGCAACATCGGTTGCCTCGTGAATGGTGCCGGCTTGGCAATGAGCACGATGGATCTGATCAAACTGCATGGCGGTGAGCCTGCCAACTTCCTCGATGTCGGCGGTGGTGCTCAGGTCGATCAGGTGACTGAAGCATTTCGCATTTTACTTGCCGACAAGAACGTAAAAGCCGTGTTGGTCAACATCTTTGGCGGTATCATGCGTTGCACAACAATCGCAAACGCCGTCCTAGAAGCCTACAAGCAAGTCGGTTTCAACGTTCCGTTGGTCGTGCGATTGGAAGGGACCGAGGTCGCTGAGGGGCGCAAGATTCTATCGGAAAGCGACGTGGACATTATTACAGCGACGGATCTGACGGACGCAGCGAATAAGGTAGTTGCTGCAGCGGGATAA
- a CDS encoding choice-of-anchor R domain-containing protein: MLCNQSRASYLFMAIAMVAIIFFCEPAGAAILLDKSPATTGATVITNALGNASTSQNFAEDFSFSSAASLTAMDIYMSPLLPVVGDSVTIRLYEDTSGIPGTLLTELIEEIAIIDSEGAVTGNVRVHADFTTPISLDAAKTYWIGMSGTSKDLDLTGLSGVDPTGTMAQFTGTTFGFFTGEVGADDMAFRLEGTLVPEPATGLLLLVGISFGFLRIFN, from the coding sequence ATGCTTTGTAATCAATCTCGCGCATCCTATTTGTTCATGGCTATAGCGATGGTAGCCATTATCTTCTTCTGCGAGCCGGCAGGTGCAGCGATACTTCTTGACAAGAGCCCGGCGACGACCGGTGCTACTGTGATCACCAACGCTCTCGGCAATGCCAGCACCTCCCAGAATTTTGCCGAAGACTTTTCTTTCTCATCTGCTGCTAGCCTGACTGCAATGGATATCTACATGTCACCACTTCTGCCAGTTGTTGGCGACTCAGTGACGATTCGACTTTATGAGGATACTTCAGGCATACCGGGCACTTTACTAACTGAATTGATTGAAGAGATTGCTATCATTGATTCCGAGGGCGCAGTTACGGGAAACGTCCGCGTTCATGCCGACTTTACCACCCCAATCTCGTTAGACGCGGCTAAGACATATTGGATCGGCATGAGTGGGACATCCAAGGATCTGGATTTGACCGGACTCTCAGGAGTCGATCCAACCGGCACGATGGCACAATTCACTGGAACGACGTTTGGGTTCTTCACCGGAGAAGTGGGGGCCGACGACATGGCATTTCGTTTAGAGGGAACGCTTGTACCGGAGCCAGCGACTGGCTTGCTCCTGCTTGTCGGAATCAGCTTCGGCTTTCTCAGGATTTTCAATTAA
- the polX gene encoding DNA polymerase/3'-5' exonuclease PolX yields the protein MTNQEIAAAFEQVADLLEFQGANPFRVRAYRNGARKIVDLGERVSEIVADESRQLTDLDGIGKDLAEKIEQLVTTGRLTQLEELQSQVPGTVLAMLRVPGLGPKKAAVLFKELGVESLDQLRAACDQQQVRDLKGFGAKTEEAILKGLAIAEQGDQRTKWAKADEIVTEVLEHLRSEKSIKRVEPAGSYRRGCETVGDLDFLVEATDAVKVMDHFGNYPGIVEVIARGDTKMSVRLASGMQMDLRVVPKESFGAASQYFTGSKAHNVELRGRAKQRGLKINEWGVFQVETDGTETYLAGRTEKDVYKTMDLPCFPPEIREDREEFQWAEAGKLPKLLEQKDIRADLHMHTNATDGKATLEEMIAAAKERGLEYIAITDHSQRVSMANGLDAKRALAQWKEIDKLQKKHDDIRILKGIECDILEKGGMDLPDDVLAQADWVIASVHYGQNQPSEQITERILGALENPHVDIIAHPTGRLINRREPYAVDMDQVFNAAVKHKKMLELNANPARLDLHDQHCAAARRLGIPIVISTDAHSTGGLDVMRYGVLQARRGGLTAKDVANTLPWEKFAKLLN from the coding sequence ATGACCAATCAAGAAATCGCCGCCGCGTTTGAACAGGTTGCCGACCTGCTGGAGTTCCAAGGGGCTAATCCCTTCCGAGTGCGGGCGTATCGCAATGGGGCACGCAAGATCGTTGATCTGGGAGAGCGAGTCTCTGAGATAGTCGCCGACGAGTCTCGTCAATTGACCGATCTGGATGGCATCGGCAAGGACTTGGCCGAGAAAATCGAGCAACTGGTCACCACGGGTCGGCTTACACAGCTCGAAGAACTGCAATCACAGGTCCCCGGCACGGTGTTGGCCATGCTCCGCGTGCCGGGACTCGGTCCCAAGAAGGCGGCCGTTCTATTCAAGGAATTGGGAGTCGAGTCACTCGACCAACTCCGCGCTGCTTGCGATCAACAACAGGTGCGTGACCTCAAGGGATTCGGCGCGAAAACTGAAGAGGCGATCCTCAAGGGCCTCGCTATCGCCGAACAGGGCGATCAACGGACCAAGTGGGCAAAAGCCGATGAAATCGTGACCGAAGTGCTAGAACATCTCCGCAGCGAGAAAAGCATTAAGCGAGTCGAGCCAGCCGGCAGCTATCGACGGGGCTGCGAAACCGTGGGTGATTTGGATTTCTTGGTTGAAGCGACTGACGCAGTAAAAGTGATGGACCACTTTGGCAATTACCCAGGGATCGTGGAAGTAATCGCCCGCGGAGACACCAAGATGTCGGTTCGCCTGGCGAGTGGTATGCAAATGGACCTGCGCGTGGTGCCCAAAGAATCATTTGGCGCAGCTTCGCAATACTTCACAGGTTCGAAGGCGCACAACGTGGAGCTACGCGGCCGAGCTAAGCAAAGAGGATTGAAGATCAACGAATGGGGCGTCTTCCAGGTAGAGACCGATGGGACCGAAACGTATCTCGCGGGTCGCACTGAAAAAGATGTTTACAAGACTATGGACTTGCCGTGTTTTCCGCCTGAGATACGCGAAGACCGGGAGGAGTTTCAATGGGCTGAGGCAGGTAAGCTTCCCAAGTTGTTGGAACAGAAAGATATTCGTGCCGACTTGCACATGCACACAAATGCGACTGACGGCAAGGCAACGCTTGAAGAGATGATTGCGGCAGCAAAAGAGCGTGGGTTGGAATACATCGCCATTACCGATCATTCCCAGCGAGTGTCCATGGCAAACGGACTCGATGCTAAACGTGCCCTGGCCCAATGGAAGGAAATCGACAAGCTGCAAAAGAAGCACGACGACATCAGGATTCTCAAGGGAATCGAGTGCGACATCCTGGAGAAGGGTGGCATGGATCTGCCTGACGACGTGCTTGCCCAGGCAGACTGGGTGATTGCCAGCGTTCACTATGGCCAAAATCAACCGAGTGAGCAAATTACAGAAAGAATTCTTGGTGCTTTGGAGAATCCACACGTCGACATCATTGCCCATCCAACGGGACGACTGATCAATCGCCGTGAGCCGTATGCCGTCGACATGGATCAGGTGTTCAATGCAGCTGTTAAACACAAAAAGATGTTGGAACTCAATGCGAATCCAGCCAGGCTTGATTTGCATGATCAGCACTGCGCGGCTGCTCGGCGGTTGGGAATCCCAATCGTGATCTCCACCGACGCCCACAGCACCGGGGGACTCGATGTGATGCGCTACGGCGTGCTACAGGCCCGCCGGGGAGGCCTCACGGCAAAAGATGTGGCTAACACACTACCGTGGGAGAAGTTCGCGAAGTTATTGAATTAA
- the rsgA gene encoding ribosome small subunit-dependent GTPase A: protein MDSAGLQALGWKPWFEQQLSPYESAELLAARVAAHLGSSILCLGAGTEFSLPTGLIHACGEVAVGDWLLLEPSTQRGIRRLQRESLVARKAAGEKVQTQLIAANLDTLFIVSSCNPDFNPSRLERYLALAAEAEVFPVVVLTKADMCEDPNSFLQETRRLKHGLSVITLDARDPEQMDLLADWCGVGKTVALVGSSGVGKSTLAMSLGAGHLATQAIREDDGRGRHTTTARSIHRLDTGGLLIDTPGMRELQLADCEEGVAEVFDEIVELAVSCRFRDCTHGEEPDCAVQAAIESGELDVRRLKNYLKLQAEQARNAQSLHERHQKSRKQGQFIKSVLASKRRLRRNEE, encoded by the coding sequence ATGGATTCAGCCGGTCTACAAGCCCTGGGATGGAAACCCTGGTTTGAGCAGCAATTGTCGCCCTACGAGTCAGCTGAGTTGCTTGCAGCGCGTGTCGCAGCGCACTTGGGGAGCTCCATCCTATGCTTAGGTGCCGGAACTGAGTTTTCGCTACCGACCGGGCTGATTCATGCCTGTGGCGAAGTCGCCGTGGGCGATTGGCTGCTGCTCGAACCGAGCACCCAGCGTGGGATTCGCAGACTGCAACGCGAATCTCTCGTCGCCAGAAAGGCTGCCGGAGAGAAGGTCCAAACGCAACTGATCGCGGCGAATCTTGATACGCTCTTCATCGTCAGTTCGTGCAATCCGGATTTCAATCCCTCGCGATTGGAGCGTTATTTGGCATTGGCTGCGGAAGCCGAGGTATTTCCTGTTGTCGTGTTGACCAAAGCAGATATGTGCGAAGATCCGAATTCATTCCTTCAGGAAACGCGGCGATTAAAGCATGGGCTCTCGGTGATTACGCTCGATGCTCGCGACCCAGAGCAAATGGATCTTCTGGCCGACTGGTGTGGAGTTGGTAAGACCGTGGCTCTGGTAGGTTCCTCGGGTGTGGGGAAATCCACTCTGGCGATGAGTCTTGGTGCGGGACATCTGGCCACACAAGCTATTCGCGAAGACGACGGCAGAGGCCGCCATACGACAACAGCCCGTTCGATCCATCGGCTCGATACTGGCGGCCTGTTGATCGATACCCCCGGCATGCGTGAGTTGCAGTTGGCAGACTGCGAAGAGGGGGTAGCTGAGGTTTTTGATGAGATCGTGGAATTGGCCGTGTCTTGTAGATTTCGCGATTGCACCCACGGAGAAGAGCCTGACTGTGCTGTGCAAGCGGCAATTGAGTCTGGCGAACTCGACGTGAGACGACTGAAGAACTACCTAAAACTCCAGGCTGAGCAAGCACGCAATGCTCAATCCCTTCATGAACGTCACCAGAAATCTCGCAAGCAGGGCCAATTCATCAAATCGGTGCTGGCCTCCAAACGGCGCCTTCGGAGAAACGAGGAGTAA
- a CDS encoding MarC family protein, whose product MDQLVADFLTFFTTIDPIGTLTLFVGLTASVAPEDRRRIAKRAIVYSAAILLVFIALGQLFLGSIGIQLAAFQLAGGIIFFLFGLQMVFGSGAAAENPARDRDHDVAVYPLAVPSIASPGAILASVVLTDNREFTFAEQVTTSCLLLAVLGITLIMLLQANRIYAYLGKAGSSLVVRVMGMVLAGLAVEMILEALVELKPMFDGA is encoded by the coding sequence ATGGATCAACTTGTTGCCGATTTTCTGACGTTTTTTACCACCATCGATCCGATAGGGACGCTAACTCTGTTCGTCGGTCTGACGGCTAGTGTTGCTCCGGAAGATCGAAGGCGTATTGCAAAGCGAGCGATTGTCTATTCTGCCGCGATTCTGCTGGTGTTCATCGCGTTGGGGCAACTATTTCTGGGGTCAATCGGCATTCAACTCGCTGCTTTCCAGCTTGCGGGAGGAATCATCTTCTTTCTATTTGGGTTGCAGATGGTGTTTGGTTCTGGCGCTGCGGCGGAAAATCCCGCAAGAGATAGAGACCACGATGTTGCTGTGTATCCTCTTGCAGTGCCGTCGATTGCCAGTCCGGGAGCAATTCTCGCCTCGGTCGTGCTTACCGACAATCGCGAGTTTACGTTCGCCGAGCAGGTGACCACGAGTTGTCTGCTTCTAGCCGTACTCGGTATCACCTTAATCATGCTTCTGCAGGCGAACCGAATCTATGCCTACCTTGGCAAAGCTGGATCGAGTCTTGTGGTTCGTGTCATGGGAATGGTATTGGCTGGGTTAGCAGTGGAGATGATTCTCGAAGCGTTAGTTGAACTTAAGCCAATGTTTGACGGAGCGTAA
- the sucD gene encoding succinate--CoA ligase subunit alpha, with protein MSILINKNTRVICQGITGKVGEFHTKGCLEYGTKMVGGVTPGKGGQEVIGLPVFDTVVEAVEKEGADATMIFVPPAFTADAILEAVDAGIKVVIAVTEGVPVIDMVRVYDVIKDRDDVHLVGPNCPGVITPEECKIGIMPGYIHKKGPVGVMSRSGTLTYEAVWQLSELGLGQSTCVGLGGDPIVGTSFIDLLKMYQADDETEAIIMMGEIGGTAEEEAAAFAKEHVTKPMAAFIAGRTAPPGKRMGHAGAIISGGKGTAEEKIAALEGAGIEVAQSPADMGAAVKRAMSR; from the coding sequence ATGAGCATATTGATAAATAAGAACACCCGCGTCATCTGCCAAGGAATTACCGGCAAGGTTGGTGAATTTCACACGAAGGGCTGCCTGGAATACGGCACGAAAATGGTAGGTGGTGTCACACCAGGCAAGGGTGGCCAGGAAGTGATTGGCCTACCAGTGTTCGACACGGTTGTGGAAGCCGTCGAGAAAGAAGGCGCTGATGCCACGATGATATTCGTCCCGCCAGCTTTTACGGCCGACGCCATTCTCGAGGCGGTCGATGCAGGCATCAAAGTCGTGATCGCGGTCACCGAGGGTGTACCCGTGATCGACATGGTACGTGTATACGACGTGATCAAGGATCGTGATGATGTACATCTTGTTGGTCCGAACTGCCCTGGCGTCATCACGCCCGAGGAATGCAAGATTGGAATCATGCCTGGTTACATTCACAAGAAGGGCCCTGTCGGCGTGATGAGCCGTAGTGGTACGCTCACCTACGAAGCCGTGTGGCAACTCTCAGAACTTGGGCTAGGCCAATCGACTTGCGTTGGCCTCGGTGGCGATCCGATCGTTGGCACTTCGTTCATTGATCTCTTGAAGATGTACCAAGCCGACGACGAAACCGAAGCGATCATCATGATGGGCGAGATCGGCGGCACTGCCGAAGAAGAGGCCGCCGCGTTTGCAAAAGAACACGTCACGAAACCCATGGCGGCTTTCATTGCTGGCCGGACTGCTCCTCCAGGAAAGAGAATGGGCCATGCTGGCGCGATCATCTCCGGCGGCAAAGGTACCGCTGAGGAAAAAATCGCTGCTCTCGAGGGCGCTGGCATCGAAGTTGCTCAAAGCCCCGCTGACATGGGAGCCGCTGTGAAGCGAGCGATGTCACGGTAG